Proteins from one Sphaeramia orbicularis chromosome 17, fSphaOr1.1, whole genome shotgun sequence genomic window:
- the kctd1 gene encoding BTB/POZ domain-containing protein KCTD1 isoform X1 — translation MPLYVSGVLEKADRILSLHLKVSAVMDETDIMDLTHQKARKRPRPISSVDESVHASLKRLPIRAECREPTLMFAVRGEPVPAASLKQNDHSLTSSPTTVMPAQDNRSSMSRPMITRSPVSPLSNQGIPTPAQLTKSNAPVHIDVGGHMYTSSLATLTKFPESRIGRLFDGTEPIVLDSLKQHYFIDRDGHMFRYILNFLRTSKLLIPDDFKDYSLLYEEARYFQLQPMLAELERWRQDQELGRVSRPCECLVVRVAPDLGERITLSGDKALIEDVFPEIGDVMCNSVNAGWNHDSTHVIRFPLNGYCHLNSVQVLERLQQRGFEIAGSCGGGVDSSQFSEYVLRRELRRTSQRGPNSNRIKQEQLD, via the exons ATGCCGCTCTATGTTTCAG GTGTGTTGGAAAAAGCCGACCGCATCCTATCTCTTCACCTTAAAGTCAGCGCAGTAATGGACGAAACGGATATCATGGACTTAACGCATCAGAAAGCGAGAAAGCGACCGCGTCCAATCAGTTCCGTGGATGAGTCCGTACACGCTTCTCTCAAACGGCTGCCGATCCGAGCGGAGTGCAGGGAACCCACGCTCATGTTCGCAGTCAGAGGAGAGCCTGTCCCCGCAGCATCTCTCAAGCAAAATGACCATTCGCTGACTTCCTCTCCAACCACAGTGATGCCGGCGCAG GATAATCGCTCCAGCATGTCCAGACCCATGATCACACGGTCACCAGTGTCTCCCTTGAGTAACCAGGGCATCCCAACACCTGCACAGCTCACCAAGTCCAACGCCCCTGTGCACATTGACGTGGGTGGACACATGTACACCAGCAGCCTGGCCACCCTCACAAAATTCCCAGAATCCCG AATTGGTCGTCTCTTTGATGGCACAGAGCCTATAGTCCTGGACAGCCTGAAGCAGCACTACTTCATTGACAGGGATGGACACATGTTCCGCTACATCCTCAACTTCCTCAGGACGTCCAAGCTTCTCATCCCAGACGACTTCAAA GACTACAGTTTGCTGTATGAGGAGGCTCGGTACTTCCAGCTACAGCCCATGCTTGCCGAGTTGGAGCGCTGGCGTCAGGACCAGGAGCTGGGACGGGTGTCGCGTCCTTGTGAGTGCTTGGTGGTACGTGTTGCCCCCGACCTGGGCGAGAGGATCACACTGAGCGGTGACAAGGCCCTGATTGAAGACGTGTTTCCCGAGatcggtgacgtcatgtgcaacTCTGTCAATGCCGGATGGAATCACGACTCCACGCATGTTATCCGCTTCCCGCTCAACGGGTACTGTCACCTCAACTCTGTCCAG GTTCTAGAGCGTCTGCAACAACGTGGCTTCGAGATCGCCGGCTCCTGCGGGGGAGGCGTGGACTCATCCCAATTCAGCGAGTACGTCCTGCGGAGGGAACTGAGGAGGACGAGTCAGCGAGGGCCCAATTCAAACAGGATAAAGCAGGAGCAGCTGGACTAG
- the kctd1 gene encoding BTB/POZ domain-containing protein KCTD1 isoform X2 has translation MFQDNRSSMSRPMITRSPVSPLSNQGIPTPAQLTKSNAPVHIDVGGHMYTSSLATLTKFPESRIGRLFDGTEPIVLDSLKQHYFIDRDGHMFRYILNFLRTSKLLIPDDFKDYSLLYEEARYFQLQPMLAELERWRQDQELGRVSRPCECLVVRVAPDLGERITLSGDKALIEDVFPEIGDVMCNSVNAGWNHDSTHVIRFPLNGYCHLNSVQVLERLQQRGFEIAGSCGGGVDSSQFSEYVLRRELRRTSQRGPNSNRIKQEQLD, from the exons ATGTTTCAG GATAATCGCTCCAGCATGTCCAGACCCATGATCACACGGTCACCAGTGTCTCCCTTGAGTAACCAGGGCATCCCAACACCTGCACAGCTCACCAAGTCCAACGCCCCTGTGCACATTGACGTGGGTGGACACATGTACACCAGCAGCCTGGCCACCCTCACAAAATTCCCAGAATCCCG AATTGGTCGTCTCTTTGATGGCACAGAGCCTATAGTCCTGGACAGCCTGAAGCAGCACTACTTCATTGACAGGGATGGACACATGTTCCGCTACATCCTCAACTTCCTCAGGACGTCCAAGCTTCTCATCCCAGACGACTTCAAA GACTACAGTTTGCTGTATGAGGAGGCTCGGTACTTCCAGCTACAGCCCATGCTTGCCGAGTTGGAGCGCTGGCGTCAGGACCAGGAGCTGGGACGGGTGTCGCGTCCTTGTGAGTGCTTGGTGGTACGTGTTGCCCCCGACCTGGGCGAGAGGATCACACTGAGCGGTGACAAGGCCCTGATTGAAGACGTGTTTCCCGAGatcggtgacgtcatgtgcaacTCTGTCAATGCCGGATGGAATCACGACTCCACGCATGTTATCCGCTTCCCGCTCAACGGGTACTGTCACCTCAACTCTGTCCAG GTTCTAGAGCGTCTGCAACAACGTGGCTTCGAGATCGCCGGCTCCTGCGGGGGAGGCGTGGACTCATCCCAATTCAGCGAGTACGTCCTGCGGAGGGAACTGAGGAGGACGAGTCAGCGAGGGCCCAATTCAAACAGGATAAAGCAGGAGCAGCTGGACTAG
- the LOC115437953 gene encoding aquaporin-4 isoform X1, translating to MQSRGTMCTTCSSDRAALRSTPALRQPAASLRFLSWCNCQSIMVAFKGIWTKDFWRAVSGEYLATLIFVLLGLGSTINWAAGEEKPPPADLVLISLCFGLSIATMVQCFGHISGGHINPAVTAAMVVTRKLSLAKGLFYVVAQCLGAITGAGILYLVTPASLRGTLSVTTVNTNISLGHGLLVEILITFELVFTVFATCDSKRTDLGGSAGLAIGFAVAIGHLFAIPYTGASMNPARSFGPAVVTLNFENHWVYWLGPVLGAILAAALYEYLYCPDPEIKQRLKQVFQKDQSGKYMEVEKEDIPIKSGSIDLEKAEKKDPYQDSSGEVLSSV from the exons ATGCAATCCCGGGGCACAATGTGCACAACATGTTCATCTGACAGAGCTGCTCTGCGCTCCACTCCTGCACTCAGACAGCCTGCTGCTTCACT GAGGTTCCTATCCTGGTGTAACTGTCAGAGCATAATGGTGGCATTTAAAGGGATCTGGACCAAGGACTTCTGGAGGGCTGTCTCTGGAGAATACCTGGCCACTCTCATCTTTGTCCTTCTCGGTCTGGGCTCCACCATCAACTGGGCTGCAGGGGAGGAGAAACCTCCCCCGGCTGACCTAGTCCTTATCTCCCTGTGCTTTGGCCTGAGCATCGCTACCATGGTGCAATGCTTTGGACACATCAGTGGTGGACATATTAACCCAGCGGTCACTGCAGCTATGGTTGTAACGAGAAAACTAAGCCTGGCCAAGGGTTTGTTCTATGTGGTGGCTCAGTGCCTGGGGGCTATAACAGGAGCTGGGATTCTCTACTTGGTCACACCTGCGTCTTTGAGAGGAACCCTCAGCGTGACCACG GTAAACACAAACATCTCATTAGGACACGGCCTTCTCGTAGAAATCCTCATAACTTTTGAACTCGTCTTCACCGTCTTCGCCACCTGTGATTCCAAACGTACAGACTTAGGAGGCTCAGCCGGCCTTGCCATCGGCTTCGCTGTAGCCATTGGCCACTTATTTGCA ATTCCTTATACAGGGGCCAGCATGAATCCTGCTCGTTCTTTTGGGCCTGCGGTCGTCACACTTAACTTTGAAAACCACTGG GTGTACTGGCTGGGACCCGTTCTGGGTGCAATCCTTGCCGCTGCTCTGTACGAGTACCTGTACTGCCCTGACCCCGAGATAAAGCAGAGACTCAAACAGGTTTTCCAGAAGGACCAATCAGGGAAGTACATGGAGGTGGAGAAAGAGGACATTCCTATCAAGTCAGGCTCCATCGATTTGGAGAAAGCCGAGAAAAAGGATCCTTACCAGGACTCGTCTGGGGAAGTGCTGTCCTCGGTATGA
- the LOC115437953 gene encoding aquaporin-4 isoform X2, with protein MNENTSNTTGTERRRTCYCFWRFLSWCNCQSIMVAFKGIWTKDFWRAVSGEYLATLIFVLLGLGSTINWAAGEEKPPPADLVLISLCFGLSIATMVQCFGHISGGHINPAVTAAMVVTRKLSLAKGLFYVVAQCLGAITGAGILYLVTPASLRGTLSVTTVNTNISLGHGLLVEILITFELVFTVFATCDSKRTDLGGSAGLAIGFAVAIGHLFAIPYTGASMNPARSFGPAVVTLNFENHWVYWLGPVLGAILAAALYEYLYCPDPEIKQRLKQVFQKDQSGKYMEVEKEDIPIKSGSIDLEKAEKKDPYQDSSGEVLSSV; from the exons ATGAATGAAAACACATCAAACACAACGGGGACAGAGAGAAGGAGAACGTGTTATTGCTTTTG GAGGTTCCTATCCTGGTGTAACTGTCAGAGCATAATGGTGGCATTTAAAGGGATCTGGACCAAGGACTTCTGGAGGGCTGTCTCTGGAGAATACCTGGCCACTCTCATCTTTGTCCTTCTCGGTCTGGGCTCCACCATCAACTGGGCTGCAGGGGAGGAGAAACCTCCCCCGGCTGACCTAGTCCTTATCTCCCTGTGCTTTGGCCTGAGCATCGCTACCATGGTGCAATGCTTTGGACACATCAGTGGTGGACATATTAACCCAGCGGTCACTGCAGCTATGGTTGTAACGAGAAAACTAAGCCTGGCCAAGGGTTTGTTCTATGTGGTGGCTCAGTGCCTGGGGGCTATAACAGGAGCTGGGATTCTCTACTTGGTCACACCTGCGTCTTTGAGAGGAACCCTCAGCGTGACCACG GTAAACACAAACATCTCATTAGGACACGGCCTTCTCGTAGAAATCCTCATAACTTTTGAACTCGTCTTCACCGTCTTCGCCACCTGTGATTCCAAACGTACAGACTTAGGAGGCTCAGCCGGCCTTGCCATCGGCTTCGCTGTAGCCATTGGCCACTTATTTGCA ATTCCTTATACAGGGGCCAGCATGAATCCTGCTCGTTCTTTTGGGCCTGCGGTCGTCACACTTAACTTTGAAAACCACTGG GTGTACTGGCTGGGACCCGTTCTGGGTGCAATCCTTGCCGCTGCTCTGTACGAGTACCTGTACTGCCCTGACCCCGAGATAAAGCAGAGACTCAAACAGGTTTTCCAGAAGGACCAATCAGGGAAGTACATGGAGGTGGAGAAAGAGGACATTCCTATCAAGTCAGGCTCCATCGATTTGGAGAAAGCCGAGAAAAAGGATCCTTACCAGGACTCGTCTGGGGAAGTGCTGTCCTCGGTATGA